The bacterium genome has a segment encoding these proteins:
- a CDS encoding SMP-30/gluconolactonase/LRE family protein produces the protein MEILPSPETFVGGIDFGEGPRWHDGRLWYSDFYQYTVNATSLDGTVEVIVEVPGQPSGLGWMPNGDLLVVSMRDQRVMRYDGVALHEHADLSEIATSLCNDMTVDAKGRAYVGNFGFDLHSGEEFAPATLGLVQPDGTVEAAASDLAFPNGAVITPDGATYIVGESFASQFTAFDLGPEGHLKNPRLWAAVPGTIPDGCCFDAEGGIWYADAIGRAALRVVEGGEITHRVETELNCFAVMLGGDDRRTLFLVTAPGSHPDEVQGLGQGRIEFVPVEIPGVGLP, from the coding sequence ATGGAGATACTTCCCAGCCCTGAGACCTTCGTAGGAGGAATCGATTTCGGCGAGGGACCCCGCTGGCATGACGGCCGACTTTGGTATTCGGACTTCTATCAGTACACCGTGAATGCCACTTCGTTGGACGGCACCGTTGAGGTGATTGTCGAGGTGCCCGGCCAACCGTCGGGGTTGGGCTGGATGCCCAATGGCGATCTGCTGGTCGTTTCGATGCGAGACCAACGAGTCATGCGCTATGACGGCGTAGCGCTGCACGAGCACGCCGACCTTTCCGAGATAGCCACCTCGCTTTGCAACGACATGACAGTTGACGCCAAAGGCCGGGCTTATGTGGGCAACTTCGGGTTCGACTTGCACAGCGGTGAGGAATTCGCTCCAGCCACTCTCGGACTGGTGCAGCCCGATGGAACGGTCGAGGCTGCGGCCAGCGACTTGGCATTCCCCAACGGCGCGGTGATTACCCCTGACGGTGCCACCTACATCGTTGGTGAGAGCTTTGCCAGCCAGTTCACTGCCTTCGATCTCGGGCCTGAGGGCCACCTCAAGAACCCTCGGCTGTGGGCCGCGGTGCCCGGCACCATCCCTGACGGATGCTGCTTCGACGCTGAAGGGGGCATCTGGTATGCCGATGCGATCGGCCGGGCCGCGCTGCGGGTGGTTGAGGGAGGCGAGATCACCCACCGTGTCGAAACGGAGCTCAACTGCTTTGCAGTGATGCTGGGAGGCGACGATCGCCGTACGCTCTTCCTGGTCACAGCGCCGGGCTCACATCCCGATGAGGTGCAAGGCCTCGGGCAGGGGCGAATTGAATTCGTGCCAGTGGAGATTCCCGGCGTCGGGCTTCCCTAG
- a CDS encoding cytochrome P450, producing the protein MDELPVVDLTDSAFWSDPYPVLAEALGQHPLGRGVDGGLIALSFDAAESVLRDPRFLTTDLLAPRGITEGLIAEWWGQVMFSANPPVHTRLRRLVSRAFTPRAVESLRPRVVEITEELLDDFHGDTVDLVAGFAHDLPIRVMGAMLEVPAGDHRHFATWTADLGLVFSSVHTPELLNRLESAITGLNGYVAELIADRRRHPGDDLLSKLIAAEADGDVLTEPELIAMVENLLFAGHDTTRSMLMIGAALLLSHPDQRALLSGDPGLAAQAVDEILRFEAPVLGSGRDAAEPLDLFGVPVDTGETVTTMSLAANRDSAAFDDPNRFNIRRPGGKLMSFGQGIHYCLGAALARLEGQVAFPMLLERFPRMELAAEPAWVPYASIRRFEELLVTTS; encoded by the coding sequence GTGGACGAACTCCCTGTTGTAGACCTGACCGATTCGGCCTTTTGGTCCGACCCATACCCAGTGCTCGCTGAGGCACTCGGCCAGCATCCCCTGGGTCGGGGGGTCGACGGCGGCCTCATCGCCTTGAGCTTTGACGCCGCAGAGTCGGTGCTCCGAGATCCCCGGTTCTTGACCACCGACCTCCTGGCCCCTCGAGGCATCACTGAGGGTCTCATTGCCGAATGGTGGGGTCAGGTCATGTTCTCGGCCAACCCACCAGTCCACACCCGGTTGCGCCGCCTGGTCAGTCGGGCGTTTACCCCTCGAGCAGTCGAATCGCTGCGCCCCCGCGTGGTTGAGATAACCGAGGAGTTGCTGGACGACTTCCACGGTGACACCGTGGATCTGGTGGCCGGGTTTGCCCATGACCTGCCCATAAGGGTGATGGGGGCCATGCTGGAGGTTCCTGCTGGTGACCACCGTCATTTTGCGACCTGGACCGCAGATCTTGGACTCGTCTTTTCCTCAGTGCACACACCCGAATTGCTCAATCGACTGGAATCGGCCATCACCGGGCTCAATGGCTATGTGGCCGAACTCATTGCTGACCGGCGGCGGCATCCCGGTGATGACCTACTCAGCAAATTGATCGCCGCTGAAGCCGACGGAGATGTCCTCACCGAACCCGAATTGATCGCCATGGTGGAGAACTTGCTCTTTGCCGGACACGACACCACCCGCTCAATGCTGATGATCGGCGCGGCGCTGCTGCTGTCTCATCCAGACCAGCGGGCATTGCTGAGCGGCGATCCTGGTTTGGCCGCCCAAGCCGTCGATGAGATCCTCCGCTTCGAAGCCCCGGTTCTGGGTTCAGGGAGAGACGCCGCCGAGCCCTTGGATCTGTTCGGTGTGCCGGTGGATACCGGGGAAACGGTCACGACAATGTCCCTGGCCGCTAACCGCGACTCGGCCGCCTTTGATGATCCCAACCGATTCAACATCCGCCGCCCGGGAGGCAAGCTGATGAGCTTCGGCCAGGGAATCCACTACTGCCTCGGAGCGGCCCTGGCCCGTCTAGAGGGTCAAGTGGCCTTCCCCATGCTCTTGGAACGCTTTCCCCGCATGGAGCTGGCCGCGGAACCCGCTTGGGTGCCCTATGCCTCCATCCGCCGATTCGAAGAACTGCTGGTGACGACCTCCTGA
- a CDS encoding oxygenase MpaB family protein, protein MLHWAKTRMINSVSGMFAHAEMPLKHTGDFPGDPGLCGPDSISWRVIGDVSVFIGGIRALLIQAAHPEVVAGVDEHSRYRDDPLGRLSRTSFYVTSATFGAMPEVKEAVDLVNSAHQGVSGTSHRGQAYSASTPDLAAWVHNSLTDSFLEAYQRFGGRLSPAHADQFVVEQSRVGEMLGASPLPTTAGELREWITGHPALAPSPGMRAAVRFLQNPPIPAAQKAGYQILMNGAITTIPREITSVLGLTPMSGAKVSSTGMVLGLRRIMKNSPAWQAALERCGVSYDPRLFRDRRS, encoded by the coding sequence ATGCTTCACTGGGCCAAGACTCGGATGATCAACTCGGTGAGCGGCATGTTCGCCCACGCGGAGATGCCGTTGAAGCACACCGGAGACTTTCCGGGAGATCCAGGATTGTGTGGTCCTGATTCGATCAGCTGGCGGGTGATCGGCGATGTGAGTGTGTTCATTGGTGGAATCCGGGCACTGCTGATCCAAGCGGCCCATCCGGAAGTGGTCGCCGGGGTGGACGAGCACAGCCGTTATCGAGATGATCCCCTCGGCCGGCTCAGCCGGACATCCTTCTATGTCACCTCGGCCACATTCGGCGCAATGCCCGAAGTGAAGGAGGCCGTGGACCTGGTCAATTCCGCCCATCAAGGAGTAAGCGGCACCTCCCACCGCGGCCAGGCGTATAGCGCCTCAACACCAGATCTGGCGGCGTGGGTCCACAACTCACTGACTGATTCCTTTCTGGAGGCTTATCAGCGCTTCGGCGGGCGCCTGAGCCCTGCCCACGCTGACCAATTTGTGGTTGAGCAATCCAGGGTGGGGGAGATGCTGGGCGCCTCGCCTCTGCCCACAACCGCCGGCGAACTGCGGGAGTGGATAACCGGGCATCCTGCGTTGGCACCGAGCCCGGGGATGCGAGCTGCCGTTAGGTTCCTTCAGAACCCTCCGATTCCTGCGGCCCAGAAAGCGGGGTACCAAATCCTGATGAACGGGGCCATCACCACGATCCCCCGAGAGATCACGTCGGTCCTAGGGCTGACCCCGATGTCGGGCGCCAAAGTCAGCAGCACGGGGATGGTTTTGGGTCTGCGGCGCATCATGAAGAACAGCCCTGCCTGGCAGGCCGCCCTTGAACGGTGCGGCGTGTCCTACGACCCGCGGCTGTTTCGCGACCGGCGGAGTTAG
- a CDS encoding amidohydrolase family protein, with the protein MDLGYRAYDADNHYYEPRDAFTRYIDPAFADQAVRPVTEPDGTEEVYIGDRRFTFLEHRNYDTAPRPGMLRDMLKAMKRGDDGGNIRGTRVSEPHRPEYVMRSARVEVLDAQGIEAAVLFPTLAVCVEHYMVDDPDLLYANLSAFNRWLDDEWGLNRDGRIHAPPLLSLVDPDRAVDELEWALGRGARVVSVRPGPAAGRNIADPVFDPFWARVNEARAVVGFHIGESGYNQSMSVHWGEEPNPPSHRQSALQWTCFYGDRPIMETVAALIYANLFEAFPNVRVMSVENGSLWVDYLMAAMNKMNRMGRNGPWFRGPLNEKPSDVFRRHVFVSPHHEEPVADLARSIGVSQVLFGSDWPHAEGLAEPLEFVEGLSSLSPAETRLIMRDNLAGLLAS; encoded by the coding sequence ATGGATCTGGGATATCGGGCGTACGACGCCGACAATCACTACTACGAGCCCCGAGACGCCTTTACCCGCTACATCGACCCCGCATTCGCCGATCAGGCAGTGCGGCCGGTTACCGAGCCCGACGGCACCGAAGAGGTATACATCGGCGACCGGCGGTTCACTTTCTTGGAGCACCGGAACTACGACACGGCACCTCGACCGGGAATGCTGCGGGACATGTTGAAGGCCATGAAGCGGGGCGACGACGGGGGGAACATCAGGGGCACTCGGGTTTCAGAACCCCACCGGCCCGAATACGTCATGCGATCAGCCCGAGTCGAGGTGCTCGACGCCCAAGGAATCGAAGCCGCTGTGCTGTTCCCCACACTGGCGGTGTGTGTGGAGCACTACATGGTTGACGATCCCGATCTGCTCTACGCCAACCTGTCCGCATTCAACCGCTGGTTGGACGACGAATGGGGCCTCAACCGGGATGGTCGCATCCATGCCCCTCCCCTGTTGTCGCTGGTCGATCCCGACCGGGCCGTGGACGAGCTGGAATGGGCGCTGGGGCGGGGAGCTCGGGTGGTGTCGGTTCGTCCGGGGCCCGCGGCCGGCCGCAATATCGCCGACCCGGTCTTCGATCCCTTCTGGGCCCGGGTCAACGAAGCTCGCGCGGTGGTCGGTTTCCACATCGGCGAGTCGGGTTACAACCAGTCGATGTCGGTGCACTGGGGCGAAGAGCCCAATCCGCCGTCGCACCGGCAGTCGGCCTTGCAGTGGACCTGCTTTTACGGCGACCGCCCGATCATGGAGACAGTGGCTGCGCTGATCTACGCCAACCTGTTCGAAGCCTTTCCCAACGTCCGGGTCATGAGCGTGGAGAATGGCAGCCTCTGGGTGGATTACCTGATGGCAGCCATGAACAAGATGAACCGAATGGGCCGCAATGGTCCGTGGTTTAGAGGACCGCTGAACGAAAAACCCAGCGACGTGTTCCGCCGCCACGTGTTCGTATCCCCCCATCATGAGGAGCCGGTGGCCGATCTGGCCCGGTCGATCGGAGTTTCCCAGGTGTTGTTCGGCTCCGATTGGCCCCACGCCGAGGGCCTGGCCGAGCCATTGGAATTCGTGGAGGGCCTATCGAGCCTCTCCCCCGCCGAAACTCGGCTCATCATGCGAGACAATCTGGCCGGTCTGTTGGCGAGCTAA
- a CDS encoding glucose 1-dehydrogenase, which translates to MGRLDGKVAIITGAARGQGEAEARLFASEGAKVVLGDVLDDDGEQVAASIGEHARYVHLDVSQEADWAAAVEVATGMGSLTALVNNAAIIRPAAIEETSLDDYMEVINVNQVGTFLGMKAVFESMKMAGGGSIVNISSIDGQQSKNGLISYSASKFAIRGMTKTAAIEWGRFDIRVNSIHPGGVNTPMGNPNNDPRAEKEPYIFHPIARVGEPIEIAYAALFLASDEASYITGSEVNVDGGWRAGLITPGLPGTDFVVEYGYDTD; encoded by the coding sequence ATGGGACGGCTGGATGGCAAGGTAGCGATCATCACTGGAGCAGCTCGAGGGCAGGGTGAGGCTGAGGCCCGGCTGTTCGCCTCCGAAGGGGCCAAAGTGGTGCTGGGGGACGTCCTCGACGACGACGGTGAACAGGTAGCCGCCAGCATTGGCGAACACGCTCGCTATGTACACCTTGACGTGTCCCAAGAGGCCGATTGGGCCGCGGCGGTTGAGGTGGCCACGGGGATGGGGTCGCTGACTGCCCTCGTCAACAACGCCGCCATTATTAGGCCGGCAGCCATTGAAGAGACCTCTTTAGACGACTACATGGAGGTCATAAACGTCAACCAGGTAGGCACATTCTTGGGGATGAAGGCCGTTTTCGAATCTATGAAGATGGCCGGTGGGGGTTCCATTGTGAACATCAGCTCGATTGACGGCCAACAGTCCAAGAACGGACTCATCAGCTATTCCGCTTCCAAATTCGCCATCCGGGGCATGACCAAGACCGCGGCCATTGAGTGGGGCCGGTTCGACATCAGGGTGAACTCCATTCATCCTGGCGGGGTGAACACGCCTATGGGCAATCCGAATAATGATCCCCGGGCCGAGAAAGAGCCCTACATATTCCACCCCATTGCCCGTGTGGGTGAGCCGATTGAAATCGCCTATGCTGCCCTCTTCTTGGCCAGCGACGAAGCCTCGTACATCACCGGTTCAGAGGTCAACGTCGACGGCGGCTGGAGAGCTGGACTGATCACCCCTGGTCTTCCCGGCACCGATTTCGTGGTCGAGTACGGCTACGACACTGACTGA
- a CDS encoding PaaI family thioesterase: protein MTEPPLWDAPSAAPSPDYGAGVERLAMARAARRLLNAARVTAAGDDAVSEATDLIEQAAKLLEAEQMEGLHRQGVMGDLETGFESRDPMAFFPYSPIIGRLNPASPPAEFWVEDVEVHGRMNLSAVYAGPPGLVHGGIIAMVFDELLGVVNVVNGRGGYTGTLNVRYHRPTPLLENIALRAWPSGSEGRKLYASGEMLYNGTVTASAEGVFIRANRQLVDDLKKPPESASPKENP from the coding sequence TTGACCGAACCGCCACTCTGGGACGCCCCCAGCGCTGCCCCCAGCCCCGACTACGGCGCTGGTGTCGAACGGCTGGCCATGGCCAGGGCCGCCCGCCGACTGCTGAACGCGGCGCGGGTAACCGCGGCAGGCGACGATGCCGTGTCCGAGGCCACCGACTTGATCGAGCAGGCAGCAAAACTGCTGGAGGCTGAGCAGATGGAAGGTCTCCACCGCCAAGGGGTGATGGGCGACCTCGAAACCGGTTTCGAGTCCCGCGACCCCATGGCGTTCTTCCCTTACAGCCCGATTATCGGACGGCTGAACCCGGCCTCGCCTCCGGCCGAATTCTGGGTTGAGGACGTAGAAGTTCACGGGCGGATGAACCTGTCGGCGGTTTATGCCGGTCCACCGGGACTGGTACACGGCGGGATCATCGCCATGGTGTTCGACGAGCTCTTGGGCGTGGTCAATGTGGTCAACGGCAGAGGTGGGTACACGGGGACACTCAATGTGAGGTACCACCGGCCTACCCCCTTGCTGGAGAATATCGCCCTGCGAGCCTGGCCATCAGGCAGCGAGGGCCGCAAGCTGTACGCCTCTGGGGAGATGCTCTACAACGGGACTGTGACGGCCAGTGCCGAGGGCGTCTTCATTCGGGCCAATCGCCAACTCGTCGACGACCTGAAGAAGCCACCGGAATCAGCAAGTCCAAAGGAGAACCCATGA
- a CDS encoding DUF1214 domain-containing protein → MTDTGFETSAAVHELIDTMKGLDQEFLSGPKALADDQAVLEGYRWIFSITQVALDVYVWADTNRPRFTEIVGPYKKWGGDNSDAFYFMTRIDPSRTYRVTVDPGDAVYLSLTVYGGPDDGRYSERIVGTLNTTQMTPNPDGTYEMIVSPNDHDGNFLKLASDAVVACTRDYMNDPVNGEKARWRIECLDPAPEWSDVHTDAEVARRFQHATTWVKEQAAMVPIPLGTLNHIDDPFPVPSETFGWAAGDASYAMGAFELDDDEALVLKGRSPECVFWNMCLWNQFLHCFNYDYDDVTTNSSKVQLDDDGSWTIVISATDPGVPNWVSTQGRLHGRIWFRWFLPERTPDPIGAEVVKLAEVR, encoded by the coding sequence ATGACAGACACCGGCTTTGAGACCAGCGCGGCAGTACACGAGCTGATCGATACCATGAAGGGCCTCGATCAGGAGTTTCTCTCGGGCCCCAAGGCGCTGGCCGATGACCAGGCGGTGCTAGAGGGCTACCGATGGATCTTCTCCATTACCCAGGTGGCGCTGGATGTGTACGTCTGGGCCGACACCAACCGGCCTCGGTTCACCGAAATCGTGGGCCCGTACAAGAAGTGGGGCGGCGATAACTCCGACGCCTTCTACTTCATGACCCGGATCGACCCCTCCCGCACTTACCGGGTGACCGTGGACCCCGGCGACGCGGTGTACCTGTCGCTCACCGTGTACGGCGGACCGGATGACGGCCGTTACTCCGAGCGCATCGTCGGAACGCTCAACACCACTCAGATGACTCCCAACCCCGACGGCACCTACGAGATGATCGTCAGTCCGAACGACCACGACGGCAACTTCCTGAAGCTGGCGTCAGATGCTGTGGTGGCCTGCACCCGCGACTACATGAACGACCCCGTCAACGGGGAGAAGGCGCGCTGGCGCATCGAGTGTTTGGACCCGGCTCCTGAGTGGAGTGACGTGCACACCGACGCTGAGGTAGCCCGGCGCTTCCAGCACGCGACTACGTGGGTGAAGGAGCAAGCCGCCATGGTTCCCATTCCGCTGGGCACGCTCAACCACATCGATGACCCCTTCCCGGTTCCCTCTGAGACCTTCGGCTGGGCCGCGGGGGATGCCTCCTACGCAATGGGAGCCTTCGAGTTGGACGATGATGAGGCGCTTGTTCTGAAGGGCCGCTCCCCGGAGTGCGTCTTCTGGAACATGTGCCTGTGGAACCAGTTTTTGCACTGTTTCAACTACGACTACGACGATGTCACGACCAATAGCTCCAAAGTGCAGCTCGACGATGACGGGTCGTGGACCATTGTGATCTCGGCAACCGACCCCGGTGTGCCCAACTGGGTATCCACCCAGGGCCGGCTTCACGGGCGCATCTGGTTCCGCTGGTTCTTGCCCGAGCGGACTCCCGACCCCATCGGCGCTGAGGTGGTCAAGTTGGCTGAGGTTCGCTAG
- a CDS encoding sulfotransferase, which yields MSDRPAPIRIEDLVDPVLPPEIAEMMEQTAPLADQIELSPEAVLGAATAQSGLSDFGSDEFREPLEVLCRAMDTEADLSPMGKLSQFSQLTAFAVNRLRIELYIKDHPDALDVPVDRPIVIAGLPRTGTTHLHNLISADPALRSLPWWESLEPVPPTEEAGTIEGRVQRAKDGLVIMNKAVPHYDRMHEMTWDHVHEEIHLLAIDFSTMLFDCSAVMPSWRSYYKEHDQTPHYQYLKRILKVLAHQRPPRERWVLKSPQHLEQIGPLMNVFGDATVVFTHRDPVSITASFATMICYSARMSAPHPVDVHGIGQWWAQLIQDMLQSCTDDRDLVPPEQSIDVLFHDFMADDVAMVERIYKLADQPFTSDVKAAMDQYMVEHPRGKHGRVIYNLADFGMTPKERRQALSFYTDRFAVELEH from the coding sequence GTGAGCGACCGCCCTGCCCCCATTCGCATTGAGGACCTCGTTGATCCGGTGCTTCCGCCCGAGATTGCGGAGATGATGGAGCAAACTGCGCCGCTGGCCGACCAGATCGAATTGAGCCCCGAGGCAGTGCTGGGCGCGGCCACCGCCCAGTCGGGGCTCAGCGATTTCGGCTCCGACGAATTCCGGGAACCGTTGGAGGTGCTGTGTCGGGCGATGGACACAGAGGCCGACCTCTCCCCCATGGGCAAGTTGAGCCAGTTCAGCCAGCTCACCGCCTTCGCGGTCAATCGGCTGCGCATCGAGCTGTACATAAAGGACCACCCTGATGCCCTAGACGTACCCGTCGACCGGCCTATCGTGATCGCCGGGCTGCCCCGTACCGGCACCACGCATTTGCACAACCTCATATCTGCCGATCCGGCGTTGCGCTCGCTGCCCTGGTGGGAATCTCTGGAGCCGGTGCCCCCTACCGAAGAGGCCGGCACCATTGAGGGCCGCGTTCAGCGGGCCAAAGACGGGCTGGTGATCATGAACAAGGCCGTGCCCCATTACGACCGAATGCACGAGATGACCTGGGACCACGTCCACGAGGAAATCCACCTGCTGGCAATCGACTTCTCCACGATGCTGTTCGACTGCTCAGCCGTTATGCCCTCCTGGCGGTCGTACTACAAGGAGCACGACCAAACCCCGCATTACCAGTATCTCAAGCGGATCCTCAAGGTTCTTGCTCATCAGCGCCCGCCTCGCGAGCGCTGGGTCCTCAAGTCGCCCCAGCATCTGGAGCAGATTGGGCCGCTCATGAACGTGTTCGGTGACGCCACGGTGGTGTTCACCCACCGAGACCCGGTGTCGATCACCGCCTCGTTCGCCACCATGATCTGCTACTCGGCCCGCATGAGCGCCCCCCACCCGGTTGATGTTCACGGCATTGGCCAATGGTGGGCCCAGCTCATCCAGGACATGCTCCAGTCGTGTACTGACGACCGGGACCTGGTGCCTCCCGAGCAGTCCATCGACGTGCTGTTCCACGATTTCATGGCCGATGACGTGGCCATGGTGGAGCGTATCTACAAGCTGGCCGACCAGCCGTTTACTTCCGATGTGAAGGCGGCCATGGACCAGTACATGGTCGAGCATCCCCGGGGAAAGCACGGCAGGGTGATCTACAACCTGGCCGATTTCGGCATGACTCCAAAGGAGCGCCGCCAAGCGCTCAGTTTCTACACCGACCGCTTCGCGGTGGAGCTAGAGCACTAG
- a CDS encoding PIN domain nuclease yields the protein MVVTAWLIDKSAYVRLPSSLNAEEWTSRIERGLVRVTTLTQLEIGFSARSADEYRLNLDEPPLSKMPVEYITSTIERRAMEIQMALADIGKHRAPAIPDLLIAATAESAQLTVLHVDKDYELIAEVTGQPTERLRLL from the coding sequence CTGGTCGTGACAGCATGGTTGATCGACAAGTCAGCCTATGTGCGTCTGCCGAGCAGTCTCAATGCTGAGGAGTGGACGTCGAGGATTGAGCGCGGCCTCGTTCGCGTTACGACGCTGACCCAACTGGAAATCGGATTCTCCGCTCGCTCGGCCGACGAGTACCGTCTAAACCTCGACGAACCACCACTCTCCAAGATGCCCGTGGAGTACATCACGTCGACGATCGAGCGGCGAGCCATGGAGATTCAGATGGCCTTGGCCGACATTGGCAAACACCGGGCACCAGCGATTCCCGACCTCCTGATCGCCGCCACTGCCGAATCTGCTCAGCTCACAGTTCTGCACGTGGACAAAGACTACGAGCTGATCGCCGAGGTCACTGGGCAGCCGACAGAGCGACTTCGGTTGCTATAG
- a CDS encoding ribbon-helix-helix protein, CopG family, which produces MADILIRGVPENLVVEIDAKAKRLGLSRAEHLRRVLAREHARSEGKTTVADLKRAAERCADLADPEVMAKAWS; this is translated from the coding sequence ATGGCTGACATCCTGATTCGAGGCGTTCCCGAAAACTTGGTGGTGGAGATTGACGCTAAGGCCAAGCGCTTGGGCCTGTCCCGGGCTGAGCACCTAAGGCGAGTTCTAGCCAGGGAGCACGCCAGAAGTGAGGGCAAGACGACGGTAGCTGACTTGAAACGGGCTGCCGAGCGCTGTGCCGACCTTGCTGATCCTGAAGTCATGGCGAAAGCCTGGTCGTGA
- a CDS encoding SDR family oxidoreductase produces MDDIIDIKAELSQNPRPRRTESAKVLRTNRFVTSRTDAQCRVYRLCPQRFQELDEWLEPYRSASRRHPRPISTHRNTGLTTRGNPRTSRCRVFTEGNVSAYGSWTPRSAGNRDWGSRGIGAAASRIFAAEGAHVAVVARTLADVEAMADEIGGIPVVADLSTATGVAAAMDEAMVQLGGVDVLVNNAGSSTGGSILDADDQAWQETIDLKLMGYVRAMRAVLPEMQQQGSGTVVNVLGVAGTEASPGYVLACIVTALTHVSVSVGQLVAPDGVRVVAVHPGPTATDRLIEMVANAAAAQEMSPQEFADTVLGSRIPQGRVGRAGEVARTIVFAASGASGFTNASQLFVGGGSAAKI; encoded by the coding sequence ATGGACGATATCATAGATATCAAAGCAGAACTATCCCAGAACCCGAGGCCGCGCCGAACAGAATCGGCCAAGGTGCTGCGGACGAACCGATTCGTAACGTCACGCACAGACGCACAGTGTCGCGTCTATCGGCTTTGCCCCCAGCGCTTCCAGGAACTCGATGAGTGGCTTGAGCCCTACCGGTCGGCCAGCAGACGCCACCCTCGTCCGATATCGACACACCGGAACACCGGTCTGACGACCCGCGGGAACCCGCGAACCAGTCGGTGCAGAGTATTCACCGAGGGTAACGTCAGCGCCTATGGATCTTGGACTCCGAGGAGCGCGGGTAATCGTGACTGGGGGAGCCGGGGAATCGGGGCGGCCGCGTCCAGGATCTTCGCTGCCGAAGGCGCTCACGTGGCGGTGGTTGCCCGCACCCTTGCCGACGTAGAAGCAATGGCGGACGAGATCGGCGGAATCCCCGTGGTTGCCGATTTGTCGACGGCCACCGGGGTTGCGGCGGCCATGGATGAAGCTATGGTGCAGTTGGGCGGGGTTGATGTGCTGGTCAACAACGCTGGTTCTTCCACCGGGGGATCGATTCTTGACGCCGACGACCAGGCTTGGCAAGAGACCATCGACCTCAAGCTGATGGGATATGTGCGGGCCATGCGCGCCGTATTGCCAGAGATGCAACAGCAGGGCTCGGGCACAGTGGTGAACGTGCTCGGAGTGGCGGGCACGGAGGCATCACCAGGCTATGTACTGGCGTGCATCGTGACCGCGTTGACCCACGTAAGCGTCTCGGTCGGGCAACTGGTGGCGCCAGACGGTGTCCGGGTGGTGGCAGTGCACCCCGGGCCAACGGCCACCGACCGGCTGATAGAGATGGTCGCCAATGCCGCTGCCGCCCAGGAGATGAGTCCTCAGGAATTCGCCGACACGGTGCTCGGCAGCCGGATTCCCCAGGGCCGGGTCGGTCGGGCTGGCGAGGTGGCCCGGACCATCGTGTTCGCGGCCTCGGGGGCCTCCGGATTTACCAACGCCAGCCAGCTATTCGTCGGCGGTGGCTCGGCGGCAAAGATCTGA
- the merB gene encoding organomercurial lyase, with protein sequence MPQHVPEIQWTEDALELRQFVFDYWAENKRAPNLAAMHAGTGIERRRLLEALKLLQLGIVFVIDETSPNCDILKAPPFSAFPSQVEMYIDGEFHSYIGCAHEGIGVSWTPYFRDKEVELRTYDAHTLEPITLVSKDFKLLSAEPSEPLILSTEVIWDWVNTDMKHMCDHTNFVLNRENGAAYEASIGRRGIYFTVDQVAEYIALVLNIRIYDYHWPAMTMDPPMIIDRLRELEVDLSPWGM encoded by the coding sequence ATGCCCCAGCATGTACCCGAGATTCAGTGGACCGAGGACGCCCTTGAACTGCGGCAGTTCGTCTTCGACTACTGGGCGGAGAACAAGCGAGCCCCCAATCTGGCCGCCATGCACGCGGGAACCGGCATCGAGCGGCGTCGCTTGCTGGAGGCGCTCAAGCTCCTGCAACTGGGGATCGTGTTCGTGATTGACGAGACGTCGCCCAACTGCGACATCTTGAAGGCCCCGCCGTTCTCGGCGTTCCCCAGCCAGGTGGAGATGTACATCGACGGGGAGTTCCACAGCTATATCGGCTGCGCCCACGAGGGGATCGGGGTGTCGTGGACCCCGTACTTCCGGGACAAGGAGGTAGAGCTGCGGACCTACGACGCTCACACGCTGGAACCTATCACCCTCGTCTCCAAGGACTTCAAGCTCTTATCCGCGGAGCCCTCTGAGCCATTGATCCTGAGTACGGAGGTGATCTGGGATTGGGTGAACACCGACATGAAGCACATGTGCGACCACACCAACTTTGTGTTGAACCGCGAGAACGGGGCCGCCTACGAGGCGTCCATCGGCCGCCGGGGCATTTACTTCACCGTTGACCAGGTAGCTGAGTACATCGCGCTTGTGCTCAACATCCGCATCTACGACTACCACTGGCCCGCCATGACCATGGATCCACCCATGATCATCGACCGCCTCCGGGAGCTGGAGGTAGATCTAAGCCCGTGGGGGATGTAG